A single window of Apodemus sylvaticus chromosome 4, mApoSyl1.1, whole genome shotgun sequence DNA harbors:
- the LOC127682627 gene encoding guanylate-binding protein 5-like isoform X1, which produces MAPEIHMSEPMCLIGNTEEHLVINQEALRILSAITQPVVVVAIVGLYRTGKSYLMNKLAGKERGFSIGSTVQSHTKGIWMWCVPHPQKPDHTLVLLDTEGLGDVEKVDEKNDTQIFALAILLSSTFVYNTMNKIDQEAIDLLHNVTELTDLLLTRNSPDSNQSEETADASFFPDLVWTLRDFFLGLKINGQAITSDEYLENSLKLKEGTDERTQTFNLPRLCIQKFFPVKKCFVFDSPACGSKLSQLQTLSDDDLNPNFVQDLSEFCSHIFIHSKTKTLPGGIQVNGPRLESLVLTYVDAINSGALPSMENTVVTLVRRENSAAVQKAIDHYDQLMSQRVQLPTETLQELLDLHRTCEQEALGIFRKHSFKDDDQYFQKELESLLSAKQDELCKKNVDASAALCSNLLQSIFKPLEQEVAQGVYAKPGGHSLFLQRMEQLKAEYHQRPGKGTQAEEVLQEYLNGKEPVSNTILQTDQALTAKERQRKEEQASAESALAETRRLESLCLQEEQRRAEQQRRHQEQLRQIEAERAKLQEEQWRIWRIQEQKAQEEAARIEAEKEAEHRARQQKRDAMRELSHHHHRHNDCIVL; this is translated from the exons ATGGCCCCGGAGATTCACATGTCAGAACCCATGTGTCTCATTGGGAACACGGAGGAACACCTGGTGATTAACCAGGAAGCCCTGAGGATCCTGTCAGCCATCACAcagccagtggtggtggtggccattGTGGGCCTTTACCGCACAGGCAAATCCTACCTGATGAACAAGCtggctgggaaggagagag GTTTTTCCATTGGCTCCACTGTGCAGTCTCACACCAAGGGGATCTGGATGTGGtgtgtgccccacccccagaagCCAGACCACACTTTGGTTCTGCTTGACACTGAGGGCCTGGGGGATGTGGAGAAG GTTGATGAAAAGAATGATACTCAGATCTTCGCACTGGCAATCCTTCTCAGCAGCACCTTCGTATacaacaccatgaacaaaattgACCAGGAGGCTATTGATCTACTGCA CAATGTGACAGAACTGACAGACCTGCTCCTGACAAGAAACTCCCCTGATTCTAATCAAAGTGAGGAAACTGCTGACGCAAGCTTCTTCCCAGACTTGGTGTGGACTCTGAGAGATTTCTTCCTGGGCTTGAAAATCAATGGGCAGGCCATCACCTCAGATGAATATCTGGAGAATTCGCTGAAGCTGAAGGAAG GTACTGATGAAAGAACCCAAACTTTCAATCTACCCCGCCTGTGCATCCAGAAGTTCTTCCCTGTaaagaaatgctttgtttttGACTCTCCTGCTTGTGGAAGTAAGCTTTCCCAGCTTCAAACACTCAGCGATGATGATCTGAACCCCAATTTTGTGCAGGACCTTTCAGAATTCTGTTCTCACATCTTCATCCATTCTAAGACCAAGACTCTTCCAGGAGGCATCCAGGTCAATGGGCCTC GTCTCGAAAGCCTGGTGCTGACTTATGTCGATGCCATCAACAGTGGGGCTCTGCCTTCCATGGAGAACACAGTGGTAACCTTGGTcaggagagagaactcagcagcAGTGCAAAAGGCCATTGACCACTATGACCAGCTGATGAGCCAGAGGGTGCAGCTGCCCACAGAGACCCTCCAGGAGCTGCTGGACCTGCACAGGACCTGTGAGCAGGAGGCCCTAGGAATCTTCAGGAAGCATTCTTTCAAGGATGATGACCAATATTTCCAGAAAGAATTGGag AGCCTACTAAGTGCAAAGCAGGATGAGCTTTGTAAGAAGAACGTGGATGCTTCTGCAGCCCTCTGCTCGAACCTACTTCAGAGTATTTTTAAGCCTCTGGAACAGGAAGTGGCACAGGGGGTCTATGCTAAACCAGGAGGCCACAGTCTCTTCCTTCAGAGGATGGAACAGCTAAAGGCAGAGTACCATCAGCGGCCAGGGAAGGGGACACAG GCTGAGGAAGTGCTGCAGGAATACTTGAATGGCAAAGAACCAGTGAGCAATACAATTCTACAAACAGACCAGGCTCTCACGGCcaaggagaggcagaggaaag aggaACAAGCAAGTGCAGAGTCTGCCCTGGCTGAAACACGGAGGTTGGAGTCTCTTTGCCTCCAGGAAGAGCAaaggagagcagagcagcagaGAAGGCATCAAGAGCAACTGAGGCAGATAGAGGCTGAGAGGGCAAAGTTACAGGAAGagcaatggaggatctggaggatccAGGAGCAGAAGGCCCAG GAAGAGGCTGCAAGGATCgaggcagagaaggaagctgAACACAGAGCACGCCAGCAGAAGAGGGACGCCATGAGGGAactgagccaccaccaccacagacaTAATGATTGTATTGTATTATAA
- the LOC127682627 gene encoding guanylate-binding protein 5-like isoform X4 yields MWCVPHPQKPDHTLVLLDTEGLGDVEKVDEKNDTQIFALAILLSSTFVYNTMNKIDQEAIDLLHNVTELTDLLLTRNSPDSNQSEETADASFFPDLVWTLRDFFLGLKINGQAITSDEYLENSLKLKEGTDERTQTFNLPRLCIQKFFPVKKCFVFDSPACGSKLSQLQTLSDDDLNPNFVQDLSEFCSHIFIHSKTKTLPGGIQVNGPRLESLVLTYVDAINSGALPSMENTVVTLVRRENSAAVQKAIDHYDQLMSQRVQLPTETLQELLDLHRTCEQEALGIFRKHSFKDDDQYFQKELESLLSAKQDELCKKNVDASAALCSNLLQSIFKPLEQEVAQGVYAKPGGHSLFLQRMEQLKAEYHQRPGKGTQAEEVLQEYLNGKEPVSNTILQTDQALTAKERQRKEEQASAESALAETRRLESLCLQEEQRRAEQQRRHQEQLRQIEAERAKLQEEQWRIWRIQEQKAQEEAARIEAEKEAEHRARQQKRDAMRELSHHHHRHNDCIVL; encoded by the exons ATGTGGtgtgtgccccacccccagaagCCAGACCACACTTTGGTTCTGCTTGACACTGAGGGCCTGGGGGATGTGGAGAAG GTTGATGAAAAGAATGATACTCAGATCTTCGCACTGGCAATCCTTCTCAGCAGCACCTTCGTATacaacaccatgaacaaaattgACCAGGAGGCTATTGATCTACTGCA CAATGTGACAGAACTGACAGACCTGCTCCTGACAAGAAACTCCCCTGATTCTAATCAAAGTGAGGAAACTGCTGACGCAAGCTTCTTCCCAGACTTGGTGTGGACTCTGAGAGATTTCTTCCTGGGCTTGAAAATCAATGGGCAGGCCATCACCTCAGATGAATATCTGGAGAATTCGCTGAAGCTGAAGGAAG GTACTGATGAAAGAACCCAAACTTTCAATCTACCCCGCCTGTGCATCCAGAAGTTCTTCCCTGTaaagaaatgctttgtttttGACTCTCCTGCTTGTGGAAGTAAGCTTTCCCAGCTTCAAACACTCAGCGATGATGATCTGAACCCCAATTTTGTGCAGGACCTTTCAGAATTCTGTTCTCACATCTTCATCCATTCTAAGACCAAGACTCTTCCAGGAGGCATCCAGGTCAATGGGCCTC GTCTCGAAAGCCTGGTGCTGACTTATGTCGATGCCATCAACAGTGGGGCTCTGCCTTCCATGGAGAACACAGTGGTAACCTTGGTcaggagagagaactcagcagcAGTGCAAAAGGCCATTGACCACTATGACCAGCTGATGAGCCAGAGGGTGCAGCTGCCCACAGAGACCCTCCAGGAGCTGCTGGACCTGCACAGGACCTGTGAGCAGGAGGCCCTAGGAATCTTCAGGAAGCATTCTTTCAAGGATGATGACCAATATTTCCAGAAAGAATTGGag AGCCTACTAAGTGCAAAGCAGGATGAGCTTTGTAAGAAGAACGTGGATGCTTCTGCAGCCCTCTGCTCGAACCTACTTCAGAGTATTTTTAAGCCTCTGGAACAGGAAGTGGCACAGGGGGTCTATGCTAAACCAGGAGGCCACAGTCTCTTCCTTCAGAGGATGGAACAGCTAAAGGCAGAGTACCATCAGCGGCCAGGGAAGGGGACACAG GCTGAGGAAGTGCTGCAGGAATACTTGAATGGCAAAGAACCAGTGAGCAATACAATTCTACAAACAGACCAGGCTCTCACGGCcaaggagaggcagaggaaag aggaACAAGCAAGTGCAGAGTCTGCCCTGGCTGAAACACGGAGGTTGGAGTCTCTTTGCCTCCAGGAAGAGCAaaggagagcagagcagcagaGAAGGCATCAAGAGCAACTGAGGCAGATAGAGGCTGAGAGGGCAAAGTTACAGGAAGagcaatggaggatctggaggatccAGGAGCAGAAGGCCCAG GAAGAGGCTGCAAGGATCgaggcagagaaggaagctgAACACAGAGCACGCCAGCAGAAGAGGGACGCCATGAGGGAactgagccaccaccaccacagacaTAATGATTGTATTGTATTATAA